In Tachypleus tridentatus isolate NWPU-2018 chromosome 7, ASM421037v1, whole genome shotgun sequence, a genomic segment contains:
- the LOC143256144 gene encoding ras GTPase-activating protein-binding protein 1-like — MVMETPSPQCVGREFVRQYYTVLNIAPIYLHRFYSHNSSFVHGALDNPGQESKPVVGQQAIHQKIMQLKFGDCRAKILQVDSHETLGDGVVVQVTGKLSNNGQDMRPFVQTFVLAPQSPKKYYVRNDIFRYQDYLYDKDEETDDQVVDDDREVDEPDMSSTPPLKAVEPDVISPPNGISHDMESCPTARSISPAVPQQVECPLDNEADTEVEPQKSEWDMPDEPFTSEEKISQDLSEPDESAGALQPEPKTYANMVSKNAPGAGGICGTVSAGTSVLGSVDNALDSQLKPDVPVFNKIHSNSGVMSNSSPSIGSSGSSNTAGESIQAQRMPRASRNLFQGTNRSDVRESTPNSVSGRTSGTPDTEGRKMGILPYPDCQQLFVGNLPHTISEEELRDFFSKYGRVLEMRINTKPPQKMNGGTKVPNFGFIVMDDPADVTKILQMKPIYFNNHRLNVEEKKTKPREQRPGGGGDGRLGGGKGGMMGRGGMGGGGRFGGRGMGRGDRGGGRGNYFPRR, encoded by the exons ATGGTCATGGAAACTCCAAGTCCTCAATGTGTTGGTCGTGAGTTTGTCAGACAGTACTATACTGTACTAAATATAGCTCCAATTTACCTTCACAG ATTTTATAGCCACAACTCTTCATTTGTTCATGGAGCATTGGATAACCCTGGGCAGGAATCAAAGCCTGTAGTAGGACAACAG GCTATTCACCAGAAGATAATGCAGTTGAAGTTTGGAGATTGTCGTGCAAAAATTCTTCAAGTAGATAGCCACGAAACTTTGGGAGATGGAGTTGTTGTTCAA GTTACTGGAAAACTGTCTAACAATGGGCAAGATATGAGACCATTTGTCCAGACCTTTGTTTTAGCCCCACAGTCTCCAAAGAAATACTATGTGAGAAACGATATATTTCGTTATCAAGATTACTTGTATGATAAAGATGAGGAAACGGATGACCAAGTAGTGGATGACG ATAGGGAAGTTGATGAACCAGACATGTCTAGCACTCCACCACTGAAGGCTGTTGAACCAGATGTAATCAG CCCTCCAAATGGCATAAGTCACGATATGGAATCTTGTCCTACTGCAAGATCTATTTCCCCTGCTGTACCACAACAAGTTGAATGTCCATTAGATAACGAAGCAGACACTGAAGTTGAACCCCAGAAATCTGAGTGGGATATGCCTGATGAACCATTTACTTCGGAGGAGAAAATATCGCAAGATTTATCAGAACCTGATGAAAGTGCTGGTGCACTACAACCTG AGCCAAAGACATATGCCAATATGGTAAGTAAGAACGCACCAGGAGCTGGAGGAATTTGTGGAACTGTCTCAGCTGGAACATCAGTACTTGGATCTGTGGATAACGCATTAGATTCTCAGCTGAAACCAGATGTTCCTGTATTTAACAAAATCCACTCAAATAGTGGTGTGATGAGTAATTCGAGTCCTTCAATTGGATCAAGTGGGAGTTCAAATACAGCTGGTGAATCAATTCAGGCCCAGCGGATGCCCCGTGCTTCCCGAAACTTGTTTCAAGGAACGAACCGAAGTGATGTTCGCGAGTCCACCCCCAACTCTGTGAGTGGAAGAACAAGTGGAACACCTGACACAGAAGGAAGGAAAATGGGCATTCTGCCTTACCCTGACTGTCAACAGCTTTTTGTTGGAAACTTGCCCCATACAATTAGTGAAGAAGAACTCCGAGATTTCTTCAGCAAGTATGGTCGAGTTCTGGAAATGCGTATAAACACCAAGCCTCCTCAGAAAATGAATGGTGGAACTAAAGTACCA AACTTTGGTTTTATTGTAATGGATGATCCTGctgatgttacaaaaatattacagATGAAG CCTATATACTTCAACAATCACAGACTGAACGtggaagaaaagaaaacaaaaccaagagAACAGCGTCCAGGTGGTGGAGGGGATGGTAGGCTTGGTGGAGGAAAAGGAGGTATGATGGGTCGAGGAGGTATGGGAGGCGGAGGCCGATTTGGAGGCAGAGGAATGGGACGTGGAGACAGGGGTGGAGGACGAGGAAATTATTTTCCTCGACGCTAA